One segment of Salvia splendens isolate huo1 chromosome 20, SspV2, whole genome shotgun sequence DNA contains the following:
- the LOC121782019 gene encoding uncharacterized protein LOC121782019 — protein sequence MRNLFLNPTPSRLSQISVPHAFLTVDDGDPPEQLELIDMEDSSPSFVEGIRESDEDYEFQVLPSPRNWLRGYSNDDEDYELNANDPVDASNVIDVEERHSNA from the exons ATGCGCAACCTTTTTCTAAATCCAACTCCCTCACGTCTTTCTCAAATCTCAGTCCCTCACGCCTTCCTCACTGTCGACGACGGAGATCCGCCGGAGCAACTTGAG TTGATCGATATGGAAGACTCATCTCCAAGTTTTGTTGAGGGAATTCGGGAAAGTGATGAAGACTATGAGTTCCAAGTTTTGCCATCTCCACGTAATTGGTTGCGTGGATATTCCAATG ATGATGAAGACTATGAGCTCAATGCTAATGACCCAGTTGATGCTTCAAACGTTATTGATGTGGAAGAGCGTCATTCaaatgcttag